In Streptomyces sp. NBC_00704, a genomic segment contains:
- a CDS encoding helix-turn-helix domain-containing protein: protein MVRTPLTPEERERGERLGRLLREARGGRSMTEIAASAGISAETLRKIETGRAPTPAFFTVAALARVLGLSMDELAGLCALAPV, encoded by the coding sequence ATGGTGCGCACCCCCTTGACCCCCGAAGAGCGCGAACGCGGCGAGCGGCTCGGACGGCTGCTGCGCGAGGCGCGCGGCGGCCGGAGCATGACCGAGATCGCGGCGAGCGCGGGCATCTCCGCCGAGACCCTCCGCAAGATCGAGACCGGACGGGCGCCGACCCCGGCCTTCTTCACGGTCGCCGCCCTGGCCCGTGTGCTCGGCCTGTCCATGGACGAGCTGGCGGGGCTGTGCGCGCTCGCCCCCGTCTGA
- a CDS encoding aspartate aminotransferase family protein, with the protein MSELHDRHRLVLPDWLALYYENPLEITHGEGRHVWDAEGNKYLDFFGGILTTMTAHALPEVTKAVGEQAGRIVHSSTLYLNRPMVELAERIAHVSGIPDARVFFTTSGTEANDTALLLATAFRRSNTVLAMRNSYHGRSFSAVGITGNRGWSPTSLSPLQTLYVHGGVRGRGPFAHLDDAAFIDACVADLKDLLGHTRAPAALIAEPVQGVGGFTSPPDGLYAAFREVLDAHGILWIADEVQTGWGRTGDHFWGWQAHARNGPPDIVTFAKGIGNGMSVGGVVARSEIMNCLDANSISTFGGTQVTMAAALANLSYLLEHDLQGNARRVGGLLIERLRAVAAQDPGVREVRGRGLMIGVELTRPGTGLADPDRASAVLEAAREGGLLIGKGGGHDTSALRIAPPLSLTVAEAEEGAAVLEGALRSTQ; encoded by the coding sequence GTGAGCGAACTCCACGACCGCCACCGCCTCGTCCTGCCCGACTGGCTCGCCCTCTACTACGAGAACCCGCTGGAGATCACCCACGGGGAGGGCCGGCACGTCTGGGACGCCGAGGGGAACAAGTACCTCGACTTCTTCGGCGGCATCCTCACCACGATGACCGCGCACGCGCTGCCCGAGGTCACCAAGGCGGTCGGCGAGCAGGCCGGGCGCATCGTCCACTCCTCCACGCTCTACCTCAACCGGCCCATGGTCGAGCTGGCCGAGCGGATCGCGCACGTCAGCGGCATCCCCGACGCCCGCGTCTTCTTCACCACGTCCGGCACCGAGGCCAACGACACGGCGCTGCTGCTCGCCACGGCCTTCCGGCGCAGCAACACCGTCCTGGCCATGCGCAACAGCTACCACGGGCGTTCCTTCAGCGCGGTCGGCATCACCGGCAACCGCGGCTGGTCGCCGACCTCGCTGTCCCCGCTCCAGACGCTGTACGTGCACGGCGGGGTGCGCGGCCGCGGCCCGTTCGCGCACCTCGACGACGCGGCGTTCATCGACGCCTGCGTCGCGGACCTGAAGGACCTGCTGGGGCACACCCGCGCGCCCGCGGCCCTGATCGCCGAGCCCGTCCAGGGGGTCGGCGGCTTCACGTCGCCGCCGGACGGTCTGTACGCGGCCTTCCGCGAGGTGCTGGACGCGCACGGCATCCTGTGGATCGCCGACGAGGTGCAGACCGGCTGGGGCCGCACCGGCGACCACTTCTGGGGCTGGCAGGCGCACGCCCGCAACGGTCCGCCGGACATCGTCACCTTCGCCAAGGGCATCGGCAACGGCATGTCCGTCGGCGGGGTCGTCGCCCGCTCCGAGATCATGAACTGCCTGGACGCCAACAGCATCTCCACCTTCGGCGGCACCCAGGTCACCATGGCCGCCGCCCTCGCCAACCTCTCCTACCTGCTGGAGCACGACCTCCAGGGCAACGCGCGCCGGGTCGGCGGACTGCTCATCGAGCGGCTGCGGGCCGTCGCCGCCCAGGATCCGGGCGTGCGGGAGGTGCGCGGGCGCGGGCTGATGATCGGCGTCGAGCTGACCCGTCCCGGCACCGGCCTGGCCGACCCCGACCGCGCGTCCGCCGTGCTGGAGGCCGCACGTGAAGGGGGCCTGCTGATCGGCAAGGGCGGCGGCCACGACACGAGCGCGCTGCGCATCGCCCCGCCGCTGTCCCTGACCGTGGCGGAGGCCGAGGAGGGCGCCGCCGTCCTCGAAGGCGCGCTGAGGAGCACGCAGTAG
- a CDS encoding ATP-dependent Clp protease ATP-binding subunit, translating to MTNGFDAPEGYGDYGDPYGEFLARFFGGPRPGPRQINIGRLLSQPARDLVRGAAQYAAEHGSRDLDTEHLLRAALTAEPTRSLLSRAGADPDSLATEIDERSGPARHPPGEAPAPTSLALTPAAKRALLDAHDLARSRGAGHIGPEHVLSALAANPDSAAGHILNAARFASTGMPPEPPEAPAGARAADRQQATGTPTLDKYGRDLTELAARGRIDPVIGRDDEIEQTIEVLSRRGKNNPVLIGDAGVGKTAVVEGLAQRIAEGDVPDVLQARRVVALDLTGVVAGTRFRGDFEERLNTIVDEIRAHSDRLIVFIDELHTVVGAGGGGESGSMDAGNILKPALARGELHIVGATTLEEYRRIEKDAALARRFQPILVPEPSVADALEILRGLRDRYEAHHQVRYTDGALDAAVGLSDRYLTDRRLPDKAIDLIDQAGARVRLGARTKGTDVRAMEREVEQLVRDKDQAVADEQYEEATRLRDRVAELKERIARAGDEVTVDEGRDLEVTAEAIAEVVSRQTGIPVASLTQEEKDRLLGLEEHLHERVVGQEEAVRVVADAVLRSRAGLASPDRPIGSFLFLGPTGVGKTELARALAEALFGSEERMVRLDMSEYQERHTVSRLVGAPPGYVGHEEAGQLTEVVRRHPYSLLLLDEVEKAHPDVFNILLQVLDDGRLTDSQGRTVDFTNTVIVMTSNLGSEAITRRGSGIGFGPGGADADEEARRERILRPLREHFRPEFLNRIDEIVVFRQLTTDQLRRITDLLLEKTRRLVRAQGLTADFTAAAVDWLAERGYQPEYGARPLRRTIQREVDNRLSRLLLDGRVAEGDRITVDVEDGRLAFRTRPPVPTAEL from the coding sequence ATGACCAACGGCTTCGACGCCCCGGAGGGCTACGGCGACTACGGAGACCCCTACGGCGAGTTCCTGGCCCGCTTCTTCGGCGGGCCGCGCCCCGGCCCCCGTCAGATCAACATAGGCCGGCTCCTCAGCCAGCCGGCGAGAGACCTCGTCCGCGGCGCGGCCCAGTACGCCGCCGAGCACGGCAGCAGGGACCTGGACACCGAGCACCTGCTGCGCGCGGCCCTCACGGCGGAGCCGACCCGCAGCCTGCTCAGCCGGGCCGGCGCCGACCCCGACTCGCTGGCGACGGAGATCGACGAGCGCTCGGGCCCGGCCCGGCACCCGCCCGGCGAGGCTCCCGCGCCGACCTCCCTGGCGCTCACCCCGGCCGCCAAACGCGCCCTGCTGGACGCGCACGACCTCGCCCGTTCCCGGGGCGCGGGGCACATCGGCCCCGAGCACGTGCTCAGCGCGCTGGCCGCGAACCCCGACTCGGCGGCCGGGCACATCCTCAACGCGGCCCGGTTCGCCTCCACGGGCATGCCGCCCGAACCCCCGGAAGCCCCGGCGGGGGCCCGTGCCGCGGACCGGCAGCAGGCGACCGGCACGCCCACCCTGGACAAGTACGGGCGCGACCTCACCGAACTGGCCGCCCGGGGCCGGATAGACCCGGTGATCGGCCGCGACGACGAGATCGAGCAGACCATCGAGGTCCTCTCCCGGCGCGGCAAGAACAACCCGGTGCTGATCGGCGACGCGGGCGTCGGCAAGACCGCCGTCGTGGAGGGACTGGCCCAGCGGATCGCGGAAGGGGACGTGCCCGACGTCCTCCAGGCCCGGCGGGTGGTCGCCCTGGACCTCACCGGCGTGGTCGCCGGCACCCGCTTCCGGGGCGACTTCGAGGAGCGGCTGAACACCATCGTCGACGAGATCCGCGCCCACTCCGACCGGCTGATCGTCTTCATCGACGAGCTGCACACGGTCGTCGGCGCGGGCGGGGGCGGCGAGAGCGGCTCGATGGACGCCGGCAACATCCTCAAGCCGGCGCTGGCCCGCGGCGAACTGCACATCGTGGGCGCGACGACGCTGGAGGAGTACCGGCGCATCGAGAAGGACGCGGCGCTCGCCCGGCGGTTCCAGCCGATCCTCGTGCCGGAGCCGTCGGTCGCGGACGCCCTGGAGATCCTGCGCGGGCTGCGCGACCGCTACGAGGCCCACCACCAGGTCCGCTACACCGACGGCGCGCTCGACGCGGCGGTGGGGCTGTCGGACCGCTATCTCACCGACCGCCGCCTGCCCGACAAGGCGATCGACCTGATCGACCAGGCGGGCGCCCGGGTCCGGCTCGGCGCCCGCACCAAGGGCACCGACGTGCGGGCCATGGAGCGCGAGGTCGAGCAGCTCGTCCGGGACAAGGACCAGGCGGTCGCGGACGAGCAGTACGAGGAGGCCACCCGGCTGCGCGACCGCGTCGCGGAGCTGAAGGAGCGCATCGCGCGGGCGGGCGACGAGGTCACGGTGGACGAGGGCCGGGACCTGGAGGTCACCGCGGAGGCGATCGCGGAGGTCGTGTCCCGGCAGACCGGCATCCCCGTCGCGAGCCTGACCCAGGAGGAGAAGGACCGGCTGCTCGGTCTGGAGGAGCACCTGCACGAGCGGGTGGTCGGCCAGGAGGAGGCCGTACGGGTCGTCGCGGACGCGGTGCTGCGCTCGCGCGCCGGGCTCGCCAGTCCGGACCGGCCGATCGGCAGCTTCCTGTTCCTCGGCCCGACCGGCGTCGGCAAGACGGAACTGGCCCGCGCGCTCGCCGAGGCCCTGTTCGGCAGCGAGGAGCGCATGGTCCGCCTCGACATGAGCGAGTACCAGGAACGGCACACCGTCAGCCGTCTGGTGGGCGCCCCGCCCGGCTACGTCGGCCACGAGGAGGCGGGGCAGCTCACCGAGGTCGTCCGCCGCCACCCGTACTCGCTGCTCCTGCTGGACGAGGTGGAGAAGGCCCACCCGGACGTCTTCAACATCCTGTTGCAGGTCCTCGACGACGGCCGGCTCACCGACTCCCAGGGCCGCACGGTGGACTTCACCAACACGGTCATCGTGATGACGAGCAACCTGGGCTCGGAGGCGATCACCCGGCGCGGCTCGGGCATCGGCTTCGGCCCCGGCGGCGCGGACGCCGACGAGGAGGCCCGGCGCGAGCGGATCCTGCGGCCGCTGCGCGAGCACTTCCGGCCGGAGTTCCTCAACCGGATCGACGAGATCGTCGTGTTCCGTCAGCTGACGACCGATCAACTGCGGCGGATCACCGACCTGTTGCTGGAGAAGACGCGCCGACTGGTGCGGGCGCAGGGCCTCACGGCCGACTTCACCGCGGCGGCCGTCGACTGGCTCGCCGAGCGCGGCTACCAACCCGAGTACGGGGCACGGCCGTTGCGCCGCACGATCCAGCGCGAGGTCGACAACCGGCTCTCCCGGCTGCTGCTGGACGGCCGGGTCGCGGAGGGTGACCGGATCACGGTGGACGTCGAGGACGGGCGGCTCGCGTTCCGCACGCGGCCGCCCGTCCCCACCGCCGAACTCTGA
- the hydA gene encoding dihydropyrimidinase, which yields MSSRTVIRGGLVITASDEIHADVLIEDGRIAALAASGTPAAAAWTAERVVDATGKYVIPGGVDVHTHMELPFGGTSASDTFETGTRAAAWGGTTTIVDFAVQSVGRGLREGLDAWHAKAEGNCAIDYGFHMIVSDVNQDTLKEMDLLVQEGVTSFKQFMAYPGVFYSDDGQILRAMQRSAENGGLIMMHAENGIAIDVLVEQALARGETDPRYHGEVRKALLEAEATHRAIRLAQVAGAPLYVVHVSATEAVAELARARDEGLPVFGETCPQYLFLSTDNLAEPGFEGSKYVCSTPLRPREHQAALWRGLRTNDLQVVSTDHCPFCFVGQKELGRGDFSKIPNGLPGVENRMDLLHQAVVDGHISRRRWIEIACATPARMFGMYPKKGTLAPGADADVVIYDPHAEQVVSAETHHMNVDYSAYEGKRLTGRVETVLSRGELVITEREYTGRAGHGVYTPRSTCQYLD from the coding sequence ATGAGCAGCCGAACCGTCATCCGGGGTGGTCTCGTCATCACCGCGTCCGACGAGATCCACGCCGACGTCCTGATCGAGGACGGCCGGATCGCCGCCCTCGCCGCCTCCGGCACCCCGGCCGCCGCGGCCTGGACCGCCGAGCGGGTCGTCGACGCCACCGGGAAGTACGTCATCCCGGGCGGGGTCGACGTCCACACCCACATGGAGCTGCCGTTCGGCGGCACCTCCGCCTCCGACACCTTCGAGACCGGCACCCGGGCGGCCGCCTGGGGCGGCACGACGACCATCGTGGACTTCGCGGTGCAGAGCGTCGGGCGCGGCCTGCGCGAGGGCCTCGACGCCTGGCACGCCAAGGCGGAGGGCAACTGCGCGATCGACTACGGCTTCCACATGATCGTCTCCGACGTGAACCAGGACACGCTCAAGGAGATGGACCTGCTGGTGCAGGAAGGCGTCACCTCCTTCAAGCAGTTCATGGCCTACCCCGGCGTCTTCTACAGCGACGACGGCCAGATCCTGCGCGCCATGCAGCGCTCCGCCGAGAACGGCGGGCTGATCATGATGCACGCGGAGAACGGCATCGCCATCGACGTCCTCGTCGAGCAGGCGCTGGCCCGCGGCGAGACCGACCCGAGGTACCACGGCGAGGTCCGCAAGGCCCTCCTGGAGGCCGAGGCCACCCACCGCGCCATCAGGCTCGCGCAGGTCGCCGGGGCCCCGCTGTACGTGGTGCACGTGTCGGCGACGGAGGCCGTCGCGGAATTGGCCCGCGCGCGCGACGAAGGGCTGCCCGTCTTCGGCGAGACCTGTCCGCAGTACCTGTTCCTGTCCACGGACAACCTCGCCGAGCCCGGCTTCGAGGGCTCCAAGTACGTGTGCTCCACACCCCTGCGGCCCAGGGAGCACCAGGCCGCACTGTGGCGGGGCCTGCGCACCAACGACCTCCAGGTCGTCTCCACCGACCACTGCCCCTTCTGCTTCGTGGGCCAGAAGGAACTCGGCCGGGGCGACTTCTCGAAGATCCCCAACGGTCTGCCGGGCGTCGAGAACCGCATGGACCTGCTCCACCAGGCCGTCGTCGACGGGCACATCAGCCGCCGCCGCTGGATCGAGATCGCCTGCGCCACCCCGGCCCGCATGTTCGGCATGTACCCCAAGAAGGGCACCCTCGCCCCGGGTGCCGACGCCGACGTCGTCATCTACGACCCGCACGCCGAACAGGTCGTCTCCGCCGAGACCCACCACATGAACGTCGACTACTCGGCGTACGAGGGCAAACGGCTCACCGGCCGCGTCGAGACGGTCCTGTCGCGCGGCGAACTCGTCATCACCGAGCGGGAGTACACCGGACGCGCCGGTCACGGCGTCTACACCCCGCGCTCCACCTGCCAGTACCTCGACTAG
- the map gene encoding type I methionyl aminopeptidase, with protein MVELKTDTSIDAMYEAGQVVARALTAVREAADVGVSLLELDEVAHDVLREAGASSPFLGYRPSFAPTPFPAVICASVNDAIVHGVPTRHRLRDGDLVSIDCGAELDGWVGDSAISFTVGRARPQDVRLVETAERALAAGIGAALVGNRVGDIAHAIGTVCRGAGYGIMDDFGGHGVGRRMHEDPAIPNEGRPGRGLPLRHGMVIAIEPMLIAGGGDDYHVAPDGWTLRTNDGSRAAHTEHTVAITDNGPRVLTQRG; from the coding sequence ATGGTAGAGCTGAAGACGGACACATCGATCGACGCCATGTACGAGGCGGGCCAGGTCGTGGCGCGAGCCCTGACGGCCGTGCGCGAAGCCGCCGACGTGGGCGTGTCCCTGCTGGAGCTGGACGAGGTGGCGCACGACGTGCTGCGGGAGGCGGGGGCGTCGTCGCCCTTCCTCGGCTACCGCCCGTCCTTCGCGCCCACGCCCTTCCCCGCGGTGATCTGCGCCTCCGTGAACGACGCGATCGTGCACGGCGTCCCCACCCGCCACCGGCTGCGCGACGGCGACCTGGTGTCGATCGACTGCGGCGCCGAGCTGGACGGCTGGGTGGGCGACTCCGCGATCAGCTTCACCGTGGGCCGGGCCCGCCCGCAGGACGTCCGGCTCGTCGAGACCGCCGAGCGCGCGCTCGCCGCCGGAATCGGGGCGGCCCTCGTCGGCAACCGCGTGGGCGACATCGCGCACGCGATCGGCACGGTCTGCCGGGGCGCCGGGTACGGGATCATGGACGACTTCGGGGGCCACGGCGTGGGCCGCCGCATGCACGAGGACCCGGCGATCCCGAACGAGGGCCGGCCCGGCCGGGGCCTGCCGCTGCGCCACGGCATGGTCATCGCCATCGAGCCGATGCTGATCGCCGGCGGCGGCGACGACTACCACGTCGCTCCCGACGGCTGGACCCTGCGCACCAACGACGGCTCCAGAGCGGCCCACACGGAACACACGGTGGCCATCACGGACAACGGCCCCCGCGTGCTCACCCAGCGGGGCTGA
- a CDS encoding nitrilase-related carbon-nitrogen hydrolase, which yields MSQVIRAAVFQTAWTGDKESMIQVHEQAVRDAAAQGARILCFQELFYGPYFCQVQDPQFYEYAERIPDGPIVRRFQALAEEYGIVLVLPMYEEEQPGVLYNTAAVIDADGSYLGKYRKHHIPQVKGFWEKFYFRPGNAGWPVFETAVGKVGVYICYDRHFPEGWRALGLEGAEIVFNPSATSRGLSAYLWQLEQPAAAVANEYFVAAINRVGVEELGDNDFYGTSYFVDPEAQFVGEVASDKESELVVRDLDMAKLREVRDRWQFYRDRRPDAYPPLTAP from the coding sequence ATGAGCCAAGTGATCCGTGCCGCCGTCTTCCAGACGGCCTGGACCGGCGACAAGGAATCGATGATCCAGGTCCACGAGCAGGCGGTCCGCGACGCGGCCGCGCAGGGCGCTCGCATCCTGTGCTTCCAGGAGCTGTTCTACGGGCCGTACTTCTGCCAGGTCCAGGACCCGCAGTTCTACGAGTACGCCGAGCGGATCCCGGACGGGCCGATCGTGCGGAGGTTCCAGGCGCTCGCCGAGGAGTACGGCATCGTGCTGGTGCTGCCGATGTACGAGGAGGAGCAGCCGGGCGTCCTCTACAACACCGCCGCCGTGATCGACGCGGACGGCTCCTACCTGGGCAAGTACCGCAAGCACCACATCCCGCAGGTGAAGGGCTTCTGGGAGAAGTTCTACTTCCGGCCCGGGAACGCGGGCTGGCCGGTCTTCGAGACGGCGGTCGGCAAGGTCGGCGTCTACATCTGCTACGACCGCCACTTCCCCGAGGGGTGGCGGGCGCTGGGGCTGGAGGGCGCGGAGATCGTCTTCAACCCGTCGGCGACCTCGCGCGGCCTGTCCGCCTACCTGTGGCAGCTGGAGCAGCCGGCGGCAGCGGTCGCCAACGAGTACTTCGTCGCCGCGATCAACCGGGTCGGCGTGGAGGAGCTCGGCGACAACGACTTCTACGGGACGTCGTACTTCGTGGACCCGGAGGCCCAGTTCGTCGGGGAGGTGGCGAGCGACAAGGAGAGCGAACTCGTCGTCCGCGACCTGGACATGGCCAAGCTGCGCGAGGTGCGCGACCGCTGGCAGTTCTACCGGGACCGCCGCCCCGACGCCTACCCCCCGCTCACCGCGCCGTAA
- a CDS encoding TIGR03842 family LLM class F420-dependent oxidoreductase: MDFGLVLQTDPPASRVVELMQRAEHNGFTHGWTFDSAVLWQEPFVIYSQILANTSRLTVGPMVTNPGTRTWEVTASTFATLNDMFGNRTVCGIGRGDSAMRVAGRAPNTLARISEAMKVIRALGSGREADLGGTVVRFPWIREDAHLPVWMAAYGPKALKMTGEEADGFILQLSDLYLTEYMVKAVKDAAVAAGRDPSEVKICVAAPAYVTEDDSPGALAHAREQCRWFGGMVGNHVADLVSKYGAHSAAVPDELTDYIKSREGYDYSHHGRADNPDTAFVPDEIVDRFCVIGPVAKHIEKLTALRELGVDQFALYDMHDAQEATIDAYGATVIPAVSG; this comes from the coding sequence ATGGACTTCGGACTCGTCCTGCAGACCGACCCGCCGGCCTCACGCGTCGTCGAGCTGATGCAGCGCGCCGAGCACAACGGCTTCACCCACGGCTGGACCTTCGACTCCGCCGTGCTCTGGCAGGAGCCGTTCGTGATCTACAGCCAGATCCTGGCCAACACGAGCAGGCTGACGGTCGGCCCGATGGTGACGAACCCCGGCACCCGCACCTGGGAGGTCACCGCCTCCACCTTCGCCACCCTCAACGACATGTTCGGCAACCGCACGGTGTGCGGCATCGGCCGCGGCGACTCCGCGATGCGCGTCGCCGGCCGCGCCCCGAACACGCTGGCCCGGATCAGCGAGGCCATGAAGGTCATCCGGGCGCTCGGCTCGGGCCGGGAGGCCGACCTCGGCGGCACGGTCGTCCGGTTCCCCTGGATCAGGGAAGACGCGCACCTGCCCGTGTGGATGGCCGCCTACGGCCCCAAGGCGCTGAAGATGACCGGCGAGGAGGCCGACGGCTTCATCCTCCAGCTCTCCGACCTCTACCTCACCGAGTACATGGTGAAGGCCGTCAAGGACGCCGCCGTCGCCGCCGGACGCGACCCGTCCGAGGTGAAGATCTGCGTCGCCGCCCCGGCCTACGTCACCGAGGACGACTCGCCGGGGGCGCTCGCCCACGCGCGGGAGCAGTGCCGCTGGTTCGGCGGCATGGTCGGCAACCACGTCGCCGACCTCGTGTCCAAGTACGGCGCGCACTCCGCCGCCGTCCCCGACGAACTCACCGACTACATCAAGTCCCGTGAGGGGTACGACTACTCGCACCACGGGCGGGCCGACAACCCCGACACCGCGTTCGTGCCCGACGAGATCGTCGACCGGTTCTGCGTCATCGGACCGGTCGCCAAGCACATCGAGAAGCTGACGGCGCTGCGCGAGCTGGGCGTCGACCAGTTCGCCCTCTACGACATGCACGACGCCCAGGAGGCCACCATCGACGCCTACGGCGCGACCGTCATCCCCGCCGTCAGCGGCTGA
- a CDS encoding nitrilase-related carbon-nitrogen hydrolase — translation MANVVRAALVQATWTGDTESMVAKHEEHAREAARRGAKIIGFQEVFNAPYFCQVQEPEHYRWAEPVPDGPTVRRMQELARETGMVVVVPVFEVEQSGFYYNTAAVIDADGSYLGKYRKHHIPQVKGFWEKYYFRPGNAGWPVFDTAVGKVGVYICYDRHFPEGWRQLGLQGAQLVYNPSATHRGLSAHLWQLEQPAAAVANEYFVAAINRVGVEEYGDNDFYGTSYFVDPRGKFVGDVASDKDEELVVRDLDFDLVEEVRQQWAFYRDRRPDAYDGLVQP, via the coding sequence ATGGCCAACGTCGTACGTGCCGCACTGGTCCAGGCCACCTGGACCGGCGACACCGAGTCCATGGTGGCGAAACACGAGGAGCACGCCCGCGAGGCGGCCCGCCGGGGCGCGAAGATCATCGGGTTCCAGGAGGTCTTCAACGCTCCGTACTTCTGTCAGGTCCAGGAGCCGGAGCACTACCGCTGGGCCGAGCCGGTCCCCGACGGGCCGACCGTGCGCCGGATGCAGGAGCTGGCTCGTGAGACGGGCATGGTCGTCGTCGTCCCGGTCTTCGAGGTCGAGCAGTCCGGTTTCTACTACAACACCGCCGCCGTGATCGACGCGGACGGCTCCTACCTCGGCAAGTACCGCAAGCACCACATCCCGCAGGTGAAGGGCTTCTGGGAGAAGTACTACTTCCGGCCGGGCAACGCCGGCTGGCCCGTCTTCGACACCGCCGTCGGCAAGGTCGGCGTCTACATCTGCTACGACCGCCACTTCCCCGAGGGCTGGCGGCAACTCGGCCTCCAGGGCGCGCAGTTGGTGTACAACCCGTCCGCCACCCACCGCGGTCTGTCCGCCCACCTGTGGCAGCTGGAGCAGCCGGCGGCCGCCGTCGCCAACGAGTACTTCGTCGCCGCGATCAACCGCGTCGGCGTCGAGGAGTACGGCGACAACGACTTCTACGGGACCTCGTACTTCGTCGACCCGCGCGGCAAGTTCGTCGGCGACGTCGCGAGCGACAAGGACGAGGAACTCGTCGTCCGCGACCTCGACTTCGACCTCGTCGAGGAGGTCCGTCAGCAGTGGGCCTTCTACCGGGACCGCCGCCCCGACGCCTACGACGGGCTGGTGCAGCCGTGA
- a CDS encoding PucR family transcriptional regulator, with protein sequence MTIALDPWGPVEPLEPALSVRQVLALERVLAGEPEVVAGASQLDRPVRWVHVAEAADVGVMLSGGEMVLTTGVLLAGDDTAQTEYIRSLHRAEAAAVVLGLGRAFPTAPDVMRRAAERCGLPMVVLHRPFPFAELTEEVQSRLVRRKFAAVSLSEAVRTALTALITAGAPLQRLLDEIAQHAACPVVVTNLAHRVLATAGERSAVDDVLRDWERIARQAGGSEGDGWIRAELGGRGERWGQIMLCGHRGDTAGGRLLADRAAEALVLHRMLGGAAAHSWEEQSAQSLLTDLVSGVVPARHLLPRARAAGLPVNRRTFVPLVVRDRDPARIERTLRLLGLPGLVAELADGATAVLLSLARDQDAEALAVRFAARLRTESGKPRTVVAAAGPRTAWDEVPAGLREAQHVADAVADSAAALDLPAVVRLRDVHLRGLVRLLRDDPHVQSFAERELDGLLCAAGDDLLAVLRTYLATGRNKSRTAQLHHVSRPALYRRLEAIEGRLGVDLDDFEQAASVHIALLAHDAQQS encoded by the coding sequence ATGACCATCGCCCTGGATCCCTGGGGTCCCGTGGAGCCGCTGGAGCCCGCACTGTCGGTCCGTCAGGTCCTGGCCCTGGAAAGGGTGCTGGCGGGGGAGCCCGAGGTGGTGGCCGGCGCGTCGCAGCTCGACCGGCCGGTGCGCTGGGTGCACGTCGCCGAGGCGGCCGACGTCGGCGTGATGCTCAGCGGCGGGGAGATGGTCCTGACCACCGGAGTGCTGCTCGCCGGCGACGACACCGCGCAGACCGAGTACATCCGCTCCCTGCACCGCGCGGAGGCCGCGGCCGTCGTGCTGGGCCTCGGCCGGGCCTTCCCCACCGCGCCGGACGTGATGCGGCGCGCCGCCGAGCGGTGCGGACTGCCGATGGTGGTCCTGCACCGCCCGTTCCCCTTCGCCGAGCTGACCGAGGAGGTCCAGTCCCGGCTGGTGCGGCGCAAGTTCGCCGCCGTCAGCCTCTCGGAGGCCGTGCGGACCGCGCTGACGGCCCTGATCACCGCGGGCGCCCCGCTGCAACGGCTGCTCGACGAGATCGCCCAGCACGCCGCCTGCCCCGTCGTCGTCACCAACCTCGCCCACCGGGTGCTGGCCACGGCGGGGGAGCGCTCGGCGGTCGACGACGTGCTGCGGGACTGGGAGCGCATCGCCCGCCAGGCCGGAGGCAGCGAGGGCGACGGCTGGATCCGCGCCGAGCTGGGCGGACGCGGCGAACGGTGGGGGCAGATCATGCTCTGCGGCCACCGCGGCGACACCGCGGGCGGACGGCTGCTCGCGGACCGGGCGGCCGAGGCCCTCGTCCTGCACCGCATGCTCGGCGGGGCCGCCGCCCACTCGTGGGAGGAGCAGTCCGCGCAGAGTCTGCTCACCGACCTGGTCTCCGGCGTCGTGCCGGCCCGCCATCTGCTGCCCCGGGCCCGGGCGGCCGGCCTGCCCGTCAACCGGCGCACCTTCGTGCCGCTCGTCGTGCGCGACCGCGACCCGGCCCGCATCGAGCGCACGCTGCGGCTGCTGGGCCTGCCGGGGCTGGTCGCCGAACTCGCCGACGGGGCCACCGCCGTCCTGCTCAGCCTCGCCCGCGACCAGGACGCCGAGGCGCTCGCCGTCCGCTTCGCGGCCCGGCTGCGCACCGAGTCGGGCAAGCCCCGCACCGTCGTCGCGGCGGCCGGCCCGCGCACCGCGTGGGACGAGGTGCCGGCCGGGCTGCGCGAGGCCCAGCACGTCGCCGACGCCGTGGCCGACTCCGCGGCCGCGCTCGACCTCCCGGCCGTCGTCCGGCTCAGGGACGTCCATCTGCGGGGCCTGGTACGGCTGTTGCGGGACGACCCGCATGTGCAGTCGTTCGCCGAGCGCGAGCTGGACGGGCTGCTGTGCGCGGCCGGCGACGACCTGCTCGCCGTCCTGCGGACCTATCTGGCCACCGGCCGCAACAAGTCCCGCACCGCACAGCTCCACCACGTGTCGCGGCCCGCGCTGTACCGGCGGCTGGAGGCCATAGAGGGCCGGCTCGGCGTGGACCTCGACGACTTCGAACAGGCCGCCTCGGTGCACATCGCGCTCCTCGCGCACGACGCGCAGCAAAGCTGA